The Eleginops maclovinus isolate JMC-PN-2008 ecotype Puerto Natales chromosome 18, JC_Emac_rtc_rv5, whole genome shotgun sequence genome segment ataaactCAAGGGATGTTTGGCATCTTCCATCACTTCAACATCAACCATGTGCTTATTGTCAAGGTAAAACACACCTCTGGATGTAAAGCGTGGGTCAAATCGAGCCATCCACTCTCCTGTGAGGAACATGGGTCTTAAATATAGTGAGCAGTATAACACAAACTAAAGTAGCTCAAGGAAAACTTGCAATCACAAGAGATTCAAATTGTTGTTTCCACTTGTATTGTGGGAAATGAGTATTCTCAGCATCCATGATTTAAGAAAAGTTTATGATGATGAAAGTTTACCTTTGAAATGGACAGCATTTATTAACATGAGGAGCAGGTTGGGTGGCAACGCGGACAGGAAGTCAGTCATCTTTCCATTTGTTGCATTCTCTACCCAATCATTTACCTGGTCCAGGCTCTCCAACACTGCTGGCTCCGAGGCATATAACCGCTGGGATTCATGGACAAATTCTTGCTTTGGCTCAAACCCtaaaacacataacacacactttctcaggCTGTATGTCTCTTCAATCGTCTCTAAAGGGTCATCATTAATATATTACAAGTAAAATACTAAGAAAAGGAACATTCTGCAAGTGTAATCTCAATTTTTAATATGGTATTTCTAGAAAGTAACCTTGGCGCAGGAAGATACGTGTGGCTATTTGCAGGTCACTGTCTCTGAGATATGCCAAGACATTATGGAGAGACTGGTGGTAGCAGGGGAGAGTGTGTTCATGGAGATGGTGCATCAGCAGTTCCTCTGTCTCATTTACTGCACCTGCAAAGAAGAGGTGCAATAATTGGATGAGAAAATAATCCCCAGAGGGATATAAACCTGGGCAAGTTGCTGACACAATTCATCAAATGTTGTAATTGCTTATATGTAGAGAACAAGCTTTTGGGAACAATGTATCATGTAAAAGCTGCAGCAAGACATGCCTACCTAAAGCCAGTTGGGAGAGCGCTAATGATATGCTCAAAGGAGATATGATGACATTTGGCTGCTCTGGCGTTGTCTCCAGGTTCTGTAGCAGCTGCACACCCAGTTTCTGCATGGCTGCGGCAATGGCCTCCTTGGACTCTGGGCTTCGACCAATAGACAGGCaattttcttcttcttgctctgATGAGCCCCCGTTAGAAATACTAGGTATGGTTGTTGCAATTACATGCCCTTCTGTGCTATTTGCTGTTCTTGGTTGGGGTGTAGTTTCATTTTCTACCGTCTAAATGCAGCAGTAGAAGAAAATGTTAGGTTCATTGAGGCTGTGAATGTAAATGACTGCTGTGACACTACAAGCacaatgggagaaaaaaaaaatgatcctAACTGATGAGCGTCTTACCTCTATGGGGTGGCTTGGCATTAAAGGAATGAGAGGCACCAGAGGGATTGAGTCATTTTCTGCTACCTCGGCTTTctgatgaaaaaaatatatatactataaGACAACAGTGTATACATGCTTTGTATAATCATCATTGATTATAACCATGAAATTGATTGAGGAGTTATTTCAGTGCTTTACAGTGACTCCGTGGCTGCAGAGACAGATCAACAGGAGTGTCAGATGAAGGTCCATGTCCTTACTATGTAACTGTGAAAGAGAGACATAATGTCAACAACCATACCGCTTGTGCTCAAAAGTATTCACCTTTTGTTCATTGGTTCtttgttgtattgtttgtgGGTCTAAAACATTTTCGCTCTACTTAGTGGATCTTTCGCATGGACAATTAGACCCTGCACTGAGATTTCCACACAGAACGggaaaatatgtgtgttttcaccAATTATCAAGGctgttcaaaccacatcacaCTTCTATCATATgaaaacaatttgttttattctacGTACTTTGAGGAATAGAAGCTCCTCTTGTCAGGCCAGATACACCTTTGAGTATCATTGCATTATGGTGTctacaaaaatgacaaaatctcaaaaataaaataaaaatgcaaaaggtaaaaagtattgttttaat includes the following:
- the serpinf2b gene encoding serpin peptidase inhibitor, clade F (alpha-2 antiplasmin, pigment epithelium derived factor), member 2b, with amino-acid sequence MDLHLTLLLICLCSHGVTKAEVAENDSIPLVPLIPLMPSHPIETVENETTPQPRTANSTEGHVIATTIPSISNGGSSEQEEENCLSIGRSPESKEAIAAAMQKLGVQLLQNLETTPEQPNVIISPLSISLALSQLALGAVNETEELLMHHLHEHTLPCYHQSLHNVLAYLRDSDLQIATRIFLRQGFEPKQEFVHESQRLYASEPAVLESLDQVNDWVENATNGKMTDFLSALPPNLLLMLINAVHFKGEWMARFDPRFTSRGVFYLDNKHMVDVEVMEDAKHPLSLFIDNELEAQVASFPFRKSMSLLVVMPMSGQLNVSSLISKLNISDLYNRLPKSRAVQVRVPKFKLEYAQDLKDVFTKLGLGDMFSSPNLAGMADGPLLVSSVTHKSSLEINEEGAEAAAATTVVISRASNPVFHLSQPFFFALIDNLTEVPIFMGVINNPNPGAPIMQRGEFGSKDKVGFPIDKNQVDTFGGPPK